From Daucus carota subsp. sativus chromosome 6, DH1 v3.0, whole genome shotgun sequence, the proteins below share one genomic window:
- the LOC108227607 gene encoding bifunctional phosphatase IMPL2, chloroplastic, whose amino-acid sequence MQIPTQMLSQARYLSVNKNTTLFSPSTNPPSTNFKTPKLSFKLRNPVYNFTSKMATLSDGANTLLDFDYNDAELDGFALVGNQIADAAGEVIRKYFRKTFDIVDKEDLSPVTIADQEAEAAMTLILQQHFPHHAIFGEENGWRCKEKFADYVWVLDPIDGTKSFITGKPLFGTLIALLHRGKPIFGIIDQPILRERWIGITGRTTTLNGQEVSTRKCAKLSQAYLYTTSPHLFSGDAEVAFGQVRSKVKVPLYGCDCYAYALLASGFVDLVIESGLKPYDFLSLIPVIEGAGGVITDWTGCHLNWEASSDSHAPSFNVVAAGDKELHQQALDSLKLY is encoded by the exons ATGCAGATTCCAACGCAAATGCTCTCTCAAGCTCGATATCTCTCTGTAAACAAGAACACCACACTCTTTTCTCCCTCTACAAATCCCCCTTCAACCAATTTTAAAACCCCAAAATTATCTTTCAAGTTGCGCAACCCAGTTTATAATTTCACCTCAAAGATGGCCACTCTTTCAGATGGAGCTAACACCCTCTTGGATTTTGATTATAATGATGCGGAGCTTGATGGGTTTGCTCTCGTCGGGAATCAAATCGCTGATGCTGCTGGTGAAGTTATTAGGAAGTATTTTCGCAAGACTTTCGATATTGTTGACAAAGAAGATTTAA GTCCAGTGACAATTGCTGATCAAGAAGCTGAGGCAGCTATGACTTTAATATTGCAACAACATTTTCCTCATCATGCAAT TTTTGGAGAGGAGAATGGATGGAGATGTAAGGAAAAGTTTGCAGACTATGTTTGGGTATTAGATCCAATAGATGGCACGAAGAGCTTCATTACCG GAAAACCTTTGTTCGGAACACTCATAGCTCTGCTACATAGAGGAAAACCG ATATTTGGAATAATTGATCAGCCTATACTAAGGGAAAGATGGATAGGTATTACTGGAAGAACAACAACGTTGAATGGACAAGAAGTCTCTACACGCAAGTGTGCAAAGCTTTCACAAGCCTATCT GTACACGACCAGTCCTCATCTTTTCAGTGGTGATGCTGAAGTGGCTTTTGGTCAAGTTAGAAGTAAG GTAAAAGTGCCACTATATGGCTGTGACTGTTATGCCTACGCCCTTTTGGCCTCTGGATTTGTGGATCTTGTGATTGAATCTGGCCTTAAG CCATATGATTTTCTTTCACTTATACCGGTGATAGAAGGCGCTGGCGGAGTTATAACTGATTGGACTGGATGCCATCTGAATTGGGAAGCTTCTTCAGATTCACATGCACCAA